Proteins encoded together in one Vanessa cardui chromosome 19, ilVanCard2.1, whole genome shotgun sequence window:
- the LOC124537740 gene encoding uncharacterized protein LOC124537740 has translation MPRVQRSPPSNSSTTNITQTSSDSDIPTLITNSPYEDVNITMRHKRPRTCCSPGSEYQDLKKEIQQMLHNWKTDQEAYFTKFCNDQTSTLNKLVAEMTEVKSQIHCIQKSNDEIEKTVVFINKQYDDIFKQLEILQKEKLSYRESILNLETKIQDIQRLSRPSSVEIRNVPAVENESVSDLADIITKVSSAVDIPLNSANLRDVYRLPGKSGSVRPIVAELTSVQTKNQLLTATRNFNKKHSNDRLSSLSIGLPGERRPIYISEHLPASSRKLFFTTKDFAKLNKFEFCWTINGNIFLRKTTGAKQILVKSEQTLRELERLTEQ, from the coding sequence ATGCCTCGCGTACAGCGCTCACCGCCATCAAATTCTTCTACTACCAACATTACTCAAACATCGTCTGACTCGGATATTCCTACACTTATAACGAACAGTCCTTATGAAGATGTAAACATTACAATGCGTCACAAGCGTCCCCGCACATGTTGCTCTCCAGGCTCCGAATACCAGGATCTCAAAAAGGAAATACAACAAATGCTGCATAACTGGAAAACAGACCAGGAAGCCTACTTCACGAAATTTTGTAATGATCAAACTTCTACTCTAAATAAATTGGTTGCTGAAATGACCGAGGTTAAATCGCAAATCCATTGCATTCAAAAGTCAAATGACGAGATAGAAAAAACCGTTGTATTCATTAACAAGCAGTATGATgatatatttaagcaattagAGATacttcaaaaagaaaaactttctTATAGAGAAAGTATACTAAATCTGGAAACTAAGATCCAGGATATCCAGCGTCTATCTCGCCCCTCCAGTGTTGAAATTCGTAACGTACCCGCTGTCGAGAACGAGTCTGTGTCGGATCTCGCGGATATTATAACCAAAGTCAGCTCAGCCGTTGATATTCCGCTTAATAGTGCCAACTTGCGTGATGTTTACCGTCTACCGGGTAAATCGGGCTCTGTCAGACCGATTGTCGCTGAACTTACTAGCGTCCAGACAAAAAACCAATTGCTCACGGCGACCCGCAACTTCAATAAGAAACACAGTAATGACCGCCTCAGTTCCCTTAGCATTGGCCTGCCCGGTGAACGGCGGCCGATTTATATATCTGAACATCTTCCAGCCAGCTCCAGAAAACTTTTCTTTACAACTAAAGATTTTGCAAAACTAAACAAATTCGAATTTTGTTGGACCATAAATGGCAATATATTTTTGAGGAAAACAACGGGAGCTAAGCAAATACTGGTGAAGTCTGAGCAGACTCTGCGGGAACTGGAACGTTTAACAGAACAATGA